The following proteins are encoded in a genomic region of Pectinophora gossypiella chromosome 6, ilPecGoss1.1, whole genome shotgun sequence:
- the LOC126367704 gene encoding uncharacterized protein LOC126367704 isoform X1, which yields MMYRMKNIIAFDDEITLPKCMYYIKNLNEILNADDINISNQVIKFLKGPNKKMAELEQRQDQLLKKLDALYDRIKTISSYCSDSTPQVSKAKEVKQAISTPDEIVVALNPDNLPWFINLFLKESSLTVNITWHIHSSVPKEKLPKINAFAKKLKNSNQGGKVNVRLIFKSGSADAELKLSSLSVPIVGNVNILRYLAYVYPNVLPYNGDDYYVDSLLDLCHQLEKAPEKKREAIIKKLFSQQKEWINENGFSIVDVAAYNVVKQWQNSSKYVPKNWFEKCEKKLS from the exons ATGATGTACCGTATGAAGAACATCATCGCCTTCGATGATGAAATTACTTTACCGAAGTGcatgtactatataaaaaatctaaacgaAATACTGAATGCAGATGATATCAATATAAGCAACCAGGTTATCAAATTTCTTAAg GGCCCAAATAAGAAGATGGCAGAACTGGAACAAAGACAAGACCAGCTCCTGAAGAAACTTGATGCTTTATATGATAGAATAAAAACAATCAGTTCATATTGTAGTGACAGTACTCCACAAGTCAGTAAAGCTAAGGAAGTGAAACAAGCT ATATCAACACCTGATGAAATAGTAGTAGCACTCAATCCAGATAACTTACCTTGGTTtatcaatttgtttttgaaagaATCTTCGCTGACAGTTAATATTACATGGCACATCCATTCTTCTGTACCCAAGGAGAAGCTACCTAAAATTAATGCTTTTGCCAAGAAACTGAAGAACAGTAACCAAGGgggaaaagttaatgtgaggcTGATATTTAAAAGTG GTTCAGCCGATGCAGAATTAAAACTATCATCGTTGTCTGTCCCCATTGTGGGCAATGTCAACATCCTGCGATACCTGGCTTATGTGTATCCAAATGTTCTGCCATACAATGGTGATGACTACTATGTTGATAGTCTCTTAGACCTATGTCATCAACTGGAAAAAGCACCTGAGAAAAAGAGAGAAGCTATTATAAAAAAGCTATTTTCCCAGCAAAAGGAATGGATTAACGAAAATGGATTTTCTATTGTGGATGTAGCTGCTTACAATGTAGTTAAACAATGGCAAAACAGCAGTAAATATGTTCCCAAAAACTGGTTTGAGAAGTGTGAAAAAAAGTTGTCATAA
- the LOC126367704 gene encoding uncharacterized protein LOC126367704 isoform X2, translating into MAELEQRQDQLLKKLDALYDRIKTISSYCSDSTPQVSKAKEVKQAISTPDEIVVALNPDNLPWFINLFLKESSLTVNITWHIHSSVPKEKLPKINAFAKKLKNSNQGGKVNVRLIFKSGSADAELKLSSLSVPIVGNVNILRYLAYVYPNVLPYNGDDYYVDSLLDLCHQLEKAPEKKREAIIKKLFSQQKEWINENGFSIVDVAAYNVVKQWQNSSKYVPKNWFEKCEKKLS; encoded by the exons ATGGCAGAACTGGAACAAAGACAAGACCAGCTCCTGAAGAAACTTGATGCTTTATATGATAGAATAAAAACAATCAGTTCATATTGTAGTGACAGTACTCCACAAGTCAGTAAAGCTAAGGAAGTGAAACAAGCT ATATCAACACCTGATGAAATAGTAGTAGCACTCAATCCAGATAACTTACCTTGGTTtatcaatttgtttttgaaagaATCTTCGCTGACAGTTAATATTACATGGCACATCCATTCTTCTGTACCCAAGGAGAAGCTACCTAAAATTAATGCTTTTGCCAAGAAACTGAAGAACAGTAACCAAGGgggaaaagttaatgtgaggcTGATATTTAAAAGTG GTTCAGCCGATGCAGAATTAAAACTATCATCGTTGTCTGTCCCCATTGTGGGCAATGTCAACATCCTGCGATACCTGGCTTATGTGTATCCAAATGTTCTGCCATACAATGGTGATGACTACTATGTTGATAGTCTCTTAGACCTATGTCATCAACTGGAAAAAGCACCTGAGAAAAAGAGAGAAGCTATTATAAAAAAGCTATTTTCCCAGCAAAAGGAATGGATTAACGAAAATGGATTTTCTATTGTGGATGTAGCTGCTTACAATGTAGTTAAACAATGGCAAAACAGCAGTAAATATGTTCCCAAAAACTGGTTTGAGAAGTGTGAAAAAAAGTTGTCATAA